The Salvia miltiorrhiza cultivar Shanhuang (shh) chromosome 1, IMPLAD_Smil_shh, whole genome shotgun sequence genome has a window encoding:
- the LOC130999430 gene encoding sulfate transporter 3.1-like, with protein MGNADDTYPSSNKYGSGSGSGCGGQRVAIPPPQPFVTSLKNTLKETLFPDDPLRQFKNQPRRRKLVLGLQYIFPILEWGPRYRLDSFKSDLIAGITIASLAIPQGISYAKLANLPPILGLYSSFVPPLVYAVMGSSRDLAVGTVAVGSLLMGSMLGSVVNSKDDPKLYLHLAFTATFAAGLFEAALGIFRLGFIVDFLSHATIVGFMSGAATVVCLQQLKGILGLDHFTHATDIISVMRSVFSQTHKWRWESAVLGCVFLFYLMLARYFSKKKPKLFWISAMAPLTSVIMATILVYFTHAEKHGVQVIGELKKGINPSSIMDLNFDSKYLTGAIKTGIVTGIIALAEGIAVGRSFAMFKNYHIDGNKEMIAFGMMNIAGSCTSCYLTAGPFSRSAVNFNAGCKTAVSNIVMALAVMITLLFLTPLFHYTPIVVLSSIIIAAMLGLIDYEAAIHLWHVDKFDFLVCISAYVGVVFASIEVGLVLAVGLSIMRVLLFVARPKTLVLGNIPDSKVYRNIDQYQNASNVPGILILEIDSPIYFANSNYLRERIARWIDDEEDRLKSLGETSLQYIVLDMSAVGNIDTSGISMLNEVKKIIDRRGLKLVMVNPGAEVMKKLNKSKFLETIGQEWMFLTVGEAVGACNYMLHTCTQKFNSHESNNYNNV; from the exons ATGGGCAACGCCGATGATACGTACCCGTCATCCAATAAGTACGGCTCCGGCTCCGGCTCCGGCTGCGGCGGCCAGCGTGTGGCCATACCCCCACCGCAGCCGTTCGTGACGTCGCTCAAGAACACGTTAAAGGAGACGCTGTTCCCGGACGACCCTCTCCGGCAGTTCAAGAACCAGCCGCGGCGGAGGAAGTTGGTCCTCGGCCTGCAATACATTTTCCCGATCCTCGAGTGGGGCCCGCGTTACAGGCTGGACTCGTTCAAGTCCGACCTCATAGCCGGGATCACCATAGCAAGCCTAGCCATACCGCAGGGGATAAGTTACGCCAAGCTCGCCAACTTACCCCCTATCTTAGGCCTCT ATTCGAGCTTCGTCCCGCCTTTGGTCTATGCTGTGATGGGGAGCTCGAGAGATTTGGCAGTGGGAACCGTAGCCGTTGGATCGTTGCTGATGGGATCGATGCTGGGAAGCGTGGTGAATTCCAAGGATGATCCTAAGCTCTATCTTCATCTTGCTTTCACTGCCACATTTGCTGCTGGCCTATTTGAAGCTGCCTTAGGCATTTTCAG GCTAGGGTTTATCGTGGATTTCTTATCGCATGCAACCATAGTCGGGTTCATGAGTGGAGCAGCGACGGTGGTGTGCCTTCAACAGCTCAAAGGCATACTTGGGCTTGATCATTTTACTCACGCCACCGATATTATTTCTGTCATGCGTTCTGTTTTTTCTCAAACTCATAAG TGGAGATGGGAAAGTGCTGTGCTGGGATGCGTTTTCCTTTTCTACCTCATGCTTGCTAGATACTTC AGCAAGAAGAAACCAAAGTTATTTTGGATATCAGCAATGGCTCCATTAACATCCGTGATAATGGCAACTATTTTAGTGTACTTTACCCATGCAGAAAAACATGGTGTCCAAGTG atcggagagcTAAAGAAGGGGATAAATCCATCTTCAATAATGGATTTAAACTTCGATTCCAAATATCTAACCGGAGCAATAAAAACAGGCATTGTCACAGGCATTATAGCTCTTGCT GAAGGAATAGCAGTAGGGAGAAGCTTCGCCATGTTCAAGAATTACCATATTGATGGCAACAAAGAGATGATTGCTTTCGGGATGATGAACATCGCCGGTTCCTGCACTTCTTGCTACCTCACtgcag GGCCATTTTCACGATCGGCGGTGAACTTCAACGCCGGCTGCAAAACAGCAGTGTCAAATATAGTGATGGCGTTAGCAGTGATGATCACACTACTATTTCTTACTCCTCTGTTCCACTACACGCCAATCGTGGTGCTGTCTTCCATCATCATCGCTGCCATGCTCGGCCTCATCGACTACGAGGCCGCAATCCATCTATGGCACGTCGACAAATTCGACTTCCTCGTCTGCATCAGCGCCTACGTGGGCGTCGTCTTCGCCAGCATCGAGGTCGGCCTTGTCCTAGCG GTTGGACTATCTATTATGAGAGTACTATTGTTTGTTGCAAGGCCCAAAACATTAGTTTTGGGTAACATTCCGGATTCCAAGGTTTATAGGAATATTGATCAGTATCAAAATGCAAGCAATGTTCCTGGGATTCTCATTCTTGAGATTGATTCTCCAATCTACTTTGCTAATTCCAACTACTTGAGAGAAAG AATTGCAAGATGGATTGATGACGAggaagacagattgaaatcattAGGAGAAACAAGCTTGCAGTATATTGTACTTGACATGAGTG CCGTTGGGAACATTGATACAAGTGGGATCAGCATGCTGAACGAGGTCAAGAAGATCATTGATCGAAGAGGGCTAAAG TTGGTGATGGTGAATCCAGGAGCAGAGGTGATGAAGAAGCTCAACAAGTCGAAATTCTTGGAAACAATAGGCCAAGAATGGATGTTTCTGACAGTGGGAGAGGCTGTTGGAGCATGCAATTACATGCTTCATACTTGTACCCAAAAATTCAATTCTCATGAATCCAACAACTATAATAATGTGTGA